The following coding sequences lie in one Flavobacterium cyclinae genomic window:
- a CDS encoding sensor histidine kinase produces MKHLYSIVVLFLTQITFGQNPYFNTIDKSQGLLTNSVYDIFEDKDNFMWFATDKGLCQFNGYTFQYFSQDGMTSKAGSCIKQDAFGRIWYENFDGYLYYVEKNQLKKLNQNKSIGYFKYGIIQNQLYIINKNTVDVYDLKTLSLIKEIELNTEDNKYIFFSDNTTYVFENQLIVIHNDRIQQKIDLPKDFSENFNSILVEKTKDGLLIGSKFSNYCYLFSNNQFIRKELNLENTIVQNLSWCNNKNWLCTTTGIIEMDCVLGTKRNFFDGTNISYIYKTKNNNYWISTLTEGLFYIENFDTQLISSKESLTSLCFKNEQLIVGTKNDKILALEKNQFKTIFTGKDNHQMGQVFHDKLSNQLYFTSSKFGVLNSELKLTKELPIAVKSVCAVDHKYIAFAASSSSGLIKTNENSKSDWDLVYKAFIELKNLNYNNIIINAKGKSTAFDSINKTIYFATNNGLFYIGQNGLLSELKYKNTSLNITKLSYEKGIIYACNGDLNVYQINKNIISEINFPTIIQKENVEKTIIKDRLLFIITNKYIFEFDLRTKKLKQIIHINSNIEVSDIILKNNNYYISTNRGLILKKQEVYNRSNPTFVIKDIKVNDKIIDKLKLNDLSYNENNIHIDYRFLSPTPFEEHELLYRINESQWQKADILNPEIVLNSLNHGSYTIEFVLNSDFKNTTKIHFTINRPFWLQFPFIFGFSAILLVLIYWLYRINIKKIEKRNQLVLDKINLEKNVNKSKLKAIKSQMNPHFFYNALNTLQSFILSNEKRLAIDYLSKFSNLTRTILEMTEKDFISISEEVKTLQLYLDIEKGRFDEDFSYEIQVGKNIDQESIKIPTMLLQPYVENAVKHGLLHKQGDKKVIILFETQNNELLISIDDNGIGRQKSNELNQIKNKNHQSFATEALQNRIDLLNEYNHKNISLKIIDKQNQQNQPTGTLVEIIIPINII; encoded by the coding sequence TTGAAACATTTATATAGTATAGTAGTACTTTTTTTGACCCAAATTACTTTTGGGCAAAATCCCTATTTTAATACTATAGACAAATCACAAGGATTGTTAACCAATAGTGTTTACGACATTTTTGAAGATAAAGACAATTTTATGTGGTTTGCAACCGATAAAGGTTTGTGTCAATTTAATGGTTATACTTTTCAATATTTTAGTCAAGATGGCATGACCTCAAAAGCAGGTTCTTGTATAAAACAAGATGCTTTTGGAAGAATTTGGTACGAAAACTTTGATGGTTATTTGTATTATGTTGAGAAAAATCAATTGAAAAAATTGAATCAAAACAAATCTATTGGTTATTTTAAATACGGAATTATTCAAAACCAATTGTATATCATTAACAAAAACACCGTTGATGTTTATGATTTAAAAACACTTTCACTTATTAAAGAGATTGAACTTAATACAGAGGATAATAAATACATTTTTTTTAGTGACAACACTACATATGTTTTTGAAAATCAATTAATTGTTATTCATAATGATCGCATTCAGCAAAAAATTGATTTACCAAAAGACTTTTCAGAAAACTTTAATTCCATACTAGTTGAAAAAACAAAAGATGGGTTACTTATTGGTTCTAAATTTTCAAATTATTGTTATCTATTTTCTAACAATCAATTTATTAGAAAAGAACTAAATCTAGAAAATACAATTGTTCAAAATTTGAGTTGGTGTAATAATAAAAATTGGCTTTGTACTACGACTGGAATTATAGAAATGGATTGTGTTTTAGGAACAAAACGAAATTTTTTTGATGGAACAAATATTTCCTACATCTACAAAACCAAAAACAACAACTATTGGATTTCTACTCTAACCGAAGGTTTGTTTTATATTGAAAATTTCGACACCCAACTTATAAGCTCTAAAGAAAGTTTAACTTCATTGTGCTTTAAAAATGAACAATTGATTGTAGGAACCAAAAATGATAAAATTCTCGCTTTAGAAAAAAATCAGTTTAAAACCATTTTTACTGGAAAAGACAACCATCAAATGGGACAAGTTTTTCATGATAAACTTTCAAATCAATTGTATTTTACTTCTTCCAAGTTTGGTGTTTTAAATTCGGAACTAAAACTAACCAAAGAATTACCCATTGCTGTTAAAAGTGTTTGCGCTGTCGATCATAAATATATTGCGTTTGCTGCCAGTAGTTCTTCAGGTTTAATTAAAACGAATGAAAATAGCAAAAGTGATTGGGATTTGGTTTACAAGGCTTTTATCGAATTAAAAAACCTCAATTACAACAACATTATTATAAATGCTAAAGGAAAATCAACAGCTTTTGACAGTATTAATAAAACAATTTATTTTGCCACAAACAATGGTTTGTTTTATATTGGTCAAAATGGTTTACTTTCCGAATTAAAGTATAAAAACACTTCATTAAATATCACCAAACTTTCATATGAAAAAGGTATTATTTATGCATGTAATGGTGATTTGAATGTATATCAAATTAATAAAAACATCATTTCAGAAATTAATTTTCCTACGATTATCCAAAAAGAAAATGTAGAAAAAACAATTATTAAAGACAGACTTCTTTTTATTATTACTAACAAATACATTTTTGAGTTCGATTTGCGCACCAAAAAACTTAAGCAAATTATTCATATCAATAGCAATATTGAAGTAAGTGATATCATTCTAAAAAACAACAACTATTACATTTCAACCAATAGAGGTTTAATCCTCAAAAAACAAGAAGTTTACAATCGCTCCAATCCAACTTTTGTTATCAAAGACATAAAAGTAAACGATAAAATTATTGACAAATTAAAACTTAATGATTTATCATATAACGAAAACAACATTCATATTGATTATCGCTTTTTATCACCAACTCCTTTTGAAGAGCACGAATTATTGTATCGAATTAACGAATCGCAATGGCAAAAAGCCGATATTTTAAATCCGGAAATAGTATTAAATTCATTAAATCACGGAAGTTATACTATTGAATTTGTACTAAATTCCGATTTTAAAAACACTACAAAAATTCATTTTACAATCAATCGCCCTTTTTGGTTGCAATTCCCTTTTATATTTGGATTTTCTGCAATTCTCTTAGTATTAATATACTGGCTTTATCGCATCAATATTAAAAAAATCGAGAAGCGAAATCAATTGGTTTTAGACAAGATCAACTTGGAAAAAAATGTAAACAAATCGAAATTGAAAGCCATCAAATCGCAAATGAATCCGCATTTCTTTTACAATGCTTTAAATACATTACAATCGTTTATTTTATCGAATGAAAAACGTTTGGCTATTGATTACTTGTCGAAATTTTCAAACCTAACGCGAACGATTCTAGAAATGACAGAAAAAGATTTTATTTCAATTTCAGAAGAAGTGAAAACGCTTCAACTCTATTTAGACATTGAAAAAGGCCGTTTTGATGAAGATTTTAGTTACGAAATTCAAGTTGGGAAAAATATTGACCAAGAAAGCATCAAAATTCCTACGATGTTATTACAACCTTATGTAGAAAATGCTGTAAAACATGGATTGCTTCACAAACAAGGCGATAAAAAAGTTATCATATTGTTTGAAACACAAAATAATGAACTACTAATCAGCATAGATGATAATGGCATTGGTCGTCAAAAAAGCAACGAATTGAATCAGATAAAAAATAAAAACCATCAGTCATTTGCTACAGAAGCACTACAAAACCGTATAGACTTGTTGAATGAATACAATCATAAAAACATTTCTTTAAAAATAATTGACAAACAAAATCAACAAAACCAACCTACTGGAACATTAGTAGAAATAATAATACCGATAAACATTATATGA
- a CDS encoding LytR/AlgR family response regulator transcription factor, whose translation MRAIIIDDEKRARLNLSLLVDEYCKNVEVVAECENLPEGVKAIRKHQPDLVLLDIEMPGHSGLELLDFFDENEVKFKIIFTTAYHEYALQAFKFSAVDYLLKPINPEELSNAISRIEKQKSNEQNYSLLKETMKQDVLERIAVPSGNSILFLETDNIVFIKGEGAYSEIKCTNDVKHVVSRNLKNFEDILCSNPNFVRIHKSYIVNVNFVVAYNKSDGGNLVLKNGLQLPISSDKVQTILDQIQIVKR comes from the coding sequence ATGAGAGCTATAATTATTGACGATGAAAAAAGAGCGCGCTTAAACTTATCACTTCTAGTTGACGAATATTGTAAAAATGTAGAAGTGGTTGCTGAATGCGAAAATCTTCCAGAAGGAGTTAAGGCAATTCGCAAACATCAACCTGATTTGGTATTGTTAGATATTGAAATGCCGGGTCATAGTGGCTTGGAATTATTAGATTTTTTCGATGAAAATGAAGTAAAATTCAAGATTATTTTCACAACTGCTTATCATGAATATGCGTTACAAGCTTTTAAATTTTCGGCAGTAGATTATTTACTAAAACCTATTAATCCCGAAGAATTATCCAATGCGATTTCTCGTATTGAAAAACAAAAATCAAACGAGCAAAATTATTCGCTTTTAAAAGAAACTATGAAACAAGATGTTTTAGAACGCATTGCAGTTCCAAGTGGAAATAGCATTTTGTTTTTAGAGACTGATAACATTGTTTTTATTAAAGGTGAAGGCGCTTATTCAGAAATTAAATGTACAAATGATGTAAAACATGTGGTGAGTAGAAATTTGAAAAATTTTGAAGATATTTTATGTAGTAATCCAAATTTTGTTCGTATTCACAAATCGTATATTGTTAACGTTAATTTTGTTGTAGCCTACAATAAATCAGATGGAGGCAATTTAGTTTTAAAAAATGGTTTACAATTACCTATTTCGTCTGATAAAGTACAAACCATTTTAGACCAAATTCAAATTGTAAAACGATAA
- the aroA gene encoding 3-phosphoshikimate 1-carboxyvinyltransferase, which translates to MNLLLKYSKLETRNSKLQITGSKSETNRLLLLKALYPNLILENTSNSDDSEVMLKALQNSQLATRNSQLVDVHHAGTAMRFLTAFFAIQEGKEVLLTGSSRMKERPIKILVEALQQLGAEISYEENEGFPPIRIKGKKLIHNKVSLPANVSSQYISALLLIAPRLENGLELTLEGEITSIPYIKMTLALLNEIGVKTTFQGNKIIVNSLPTSNSQLLTVESDWSSASYWYSIIALSEVGAQITLSSYKVNSLQGDCALIEIYKDFGVETIFNNDNSISISKVNFKNQKSLIFNLQSSPDIAQTIAVTCFGLGIGCDLYGLHTLKIKETDRLEALKAELIKLGAEILVTNESLHLKPSTSINENIAIKTYQDHRMAMAFAPFALRVPITIEEAEVVSKSYPDFWEDLKKIGFKMEEI; encoded by the coding sequence ATGAATTTACTTTTAAAATACTCGAAACTCGAAACTCGAAACTCGAAACTCCAAATCACTGGTAGCAAATCAGAGACCAATAGACTGTTGTTGTTAAAGGCTTTATATCCAAATCTAATTTTAGAAAACACATCCAATTCCGACGATTCCGAAGTGATGTTAAAAGCATTGCAAAACTCGCAACTCGCAACTCGCAACTCGCAACTTGTGGACGTTCATCATGCTGGAACTGCTATGCGTTTTCTAACTGCTTTTTTTGCGATTCAAGAAGGGAAAGAAGTATTGCTAACAGGTTCTTCACGTATGAAAGAACGTCCAATTAAAATTTTAGTGGAAGCATTACAGCAATTAGGAGCCGAGATTAGTTATGAAGAAAATGAAGGTTTTCCACCCATTCGAATTAAAGGGAAAAAGTTAATTCATAATAAAGTTTCACTACCAGCTAATGTGAGTAGCCAATATATTTCAGCTTTGTTGTTAATTGCTCCAAGATTAGAGAATGGTTTAGAATTAACATTGGAAGGAGAAATCACTTCTATTCCCTATATTAAAATGACATTAGCACTATTGAATGAAATAGGAGTGAAGACAACATTTCAAGGAAATAAAATAATAGTTAATTCACTCCCAACTTCTAACTCCCAACTTCTAACTGTAGAGTCCGATTGGTCATCTGCTTCCTATTGGTATTCCATTATAGCCTTGTCTGAAGTTGGAGCCCAAATTACACTTTCAAGTTACAAAGTAAATAGTTTGCAAGGTGATTGTGCTTTGATTGAAATTTATAAAGATTTTGGTGTAGAAACTATTTTTAATAATGATAATTCAATATCAATCTCAAAAGTCAACTTCAAAAATCAAAAATCGTTAATCTTCAATCTTCAATCTTCACCTGACATTGCGCAAACTATTGCAGTAACTTGCTTTGGTTTAGGAATTGGATGTGATTTATATGGCTTACACACTTTAAAAATTAAAGAGACAGATAGACTTGAAGCGCTCAAAGCAGAGTTGATTAAATTAGGTGCAGAAATTTTAGTAACTAACGAATCGTTGCATTTGAAACCTTCAACTTCAATCAACGAAAATATTGCTATAAAAACCTATCAAGACCATAGAATGGCAATGGCTTTTGCACCATTTGCACTTCGTGTTCCAATTACGATTGAAGAAGCTGAAGTAGTTTCTAAATCCTATCCTGATTTTTGGGAGGATTTGAAAAAAATTGGATTTAAAATGGAAGAAATTTAA
- a CDS encoding nucleotide pyrophosphohydrolase gives MNLKNAQQQVDNWINEHGVRYFNELTNMAQLTEEVGEVARIIARRYGEQSEKESDKNKDLGEELADVVFVVLCLANQTGVDLQAAFDKKMDLKTKRDHDRHHNNEKLK, from the coding sequence ATGAACCTTAAAAACGCCCAACAACAAGTAGATAATTGGATTAACGAGCACGGTGTTCGTTATTTCAATGAACTAACTAATATGGCCCAACTTACCGAGGAAGTAGGTGAGGTAGCTCGAATTATAGCTCGAAGATATGGCGAACAATCCGAAAAAGAATCAGATAAAAACAAAGACCTTGGTGAAGAATTAGCCGATGTTGTTTTTGTAGTTTTATGTTTAGCCAATCAAACGGGAGTTGATTTACAAGCGGCTTTCGACAAGAAAATGGATTTAAAAACAAAACGCGATCACGATCGTCATCATAATAATGAGAAACTTAAGTAG
- the dtd gene encoding D-aminoacyl-tRNA deacylase, which translates to MKAVIQRVSQSSVTIHQKVVAQISEGLLVLIGIEDADNQEDINWLTSKIANLRIFGDENSIMNLSLKDINGEIIVVSQFTLHALTKKGNRPSYIKASKPEIAIPLYESFIKQMESELGKKVQTGEFGADMKVSLVNDGPVTILIDTKNKE; encoded by the coding sequence GTGAAAGCAGTTATTCAAAGAGTTTCCCAATCGTCCGTTACCATTCATCAAAAAGTTGTTGCGCAAATTTCAGAGGGTTTATTAGTTTTAATTGGTATTGAAGATGCCGACAATCAAGAAGATATAAATTGGTTAACTTCAAAAATAGCCAATTTAAGGATTTTTGGGGATGAAAATAGTATTATGAATTTATCGTTAAAAGATATAAATGGTGAAATCATAGTGGTAAGTCAGTTTACTTTGCATGCCTTAACAAAAAAAGGAAATCGTCCAAGTTATATCAAAGCGTCTAAACCTGAAATTGCAATTCCTTTATATGAGTCTTTTATAAAACAAATGGAATCAGAATTAGGAAAAAAAGTACAAACAGGTGAGTTTGGAGCAGATATGAAAGTATCATTAGTAAATGATGGTCCGGTTACTATTTTAATTGATACAAAGAATAAAGAGTAA
- the rsgA gene encoding ribosome small subunit-dependent GTPase A: MTGIVYKSTGSWYTIKTENGDFLECRIKGKFRMKGIKSTNPIAVGDIVDYDIENTTDETTGVITNIHDRKNYIVRKSVNLSHQLHIIAANIDVVFLLVTINNPPTTTSFIDRFLVTSEAYGIEAVIVFNKIDTFDDATLDEQLYLQHVYSSIGYKCLRVSAKDEKGIEELKMLMKDKVSMFSGHSGVGKSTLVNTLEPSLNLKTKQISESHSQGKHTTTFAEMFDLSFGAKIIDTPGIRGFGIVDMDQQEIGDYFPEFFALKDQCKFNNCLHKDEPHCAIKKALENDEISWSRYKSYTQILEGDEEQYRADIYDAERRASDETRK; this comes from the coding sequence ATGACAGGAATTGTTTATAAATCAACCGGAAGTTGGTACACCATTAAAACTGAAAATGGTGATTTCTTAGAATGCCGTATAAAAGGTAAATTTAGAATGAAGGGTATTAAAAGTACCAATCCAATTGCTGTAGGAGATATTGTTGACTATGATATTGAAAACACCACCGATGAAACGACAGGAGTAATCACTAATATTCATGATAGAAAAAATTACATTGTAAGAAAATCTGTTAATTTATCGCATCAATTGCATATTATTGCAGCTAATATTGATGTGGTGTTTTTATTGGTTACAATAAACAATCCTCCAACTACTACGAGTTTCATTGATCGATTTTTAGTTACATCAGAAGCTTACGGAATAGAAGCCGTTATTGTTTTTAATAAAATTGACACTTTTGATGATGCTACATTAGATGAGCAATTGTATTTACAGCATGTTTATTCTTCTATAGGGTATAAATGTTTACGTGTTTCAGCAAAAGATGAAAAAGGGATTGAAGAATTAAAAATGCTAATGAAAGATAAAGTTTCTATGTTCTCGGGTCATTCAGGTGTTGGAAAATCAACTTTAGTAAATACTTTAGAGCCTTCTTTGAACTTAAAAACCAAACAAATTTCCGAATCTCATTCGCAAGGTAAACACACTACAACTTTTGCAGAAATGTTCGATTTATCTTTTGGAGCTAAAATTATTGATACACCAGGAATTCGTGGATTTGGTATTGTAGATATGGATCAGCAGGAAATTGGGGATTATTTTCCTGAATTTTTTGCTTTAAAAGATCAATGTAAATTTAATAATTGTTTACATAAAGATGAACCGCATTGTGCAATAAAAAAAGCATTAGAGAATGACGAAATATCTTGGTCGCGTTATAAAAGCTATACCCAAATTCTAGAAGGAGATGAGGAACAGTATCGTGCTGATATTTATGATGCTGAGAGAAGAGCAAGTGATGAAACGAGAAAGTAA
- a CDS encoding bifunctional 3-deoxy-7-phosphoheptulonate synthase/chorismate mutase type II: MENKKELRTWLDDFQLNHPLVIAGPCSAETEEQVLKIAHELKNSDVSIFRAGIWKPRTRPGGFEGVGEIGLKWLQKAKAETGLLMATEVATAAHVKLALEHDIDVLWIGARTTVNPFAVQEIADALQGTDKIVLLKNPVNPDLSLWIGGLERLYNANIKKLGVIHRGFSTYEKTKYRNNPEWQIAIDLQNRFPDLPLICDPSHITGRRDMIQEVSQQALDLNYDGLIIETHIDPDNAWSDAAQQVTPATLKQMFVDLRVRKVTDDESEYNQKMAKLRMQIDEFDGKLLEILGNRMKVADKIGLLKKEKNVAILQNKRWNEILGKMILEGEEKGLSNEFVMLLFKAIHQESINHQEKVINK; encoded by the coding sequence ATGGAAAATAAAAAAGAATTACGCACTTGGTTAGATGATTTTCAATTGAATCATCCATTGGTAATTGCAGGACCTTGTAGCGCAGAAACCGAAGAACAAGTTTTAAAAATAGCACACGAATTGAAGAATTCTGATGTTTCTATTTTCCGTGCAGGAATTTGGAAACCTCGAACACGCCCAGGCGGATTTGAAGGTGTAGGTGAAATCGGTTTGAAATGGTTACAAAAAGCCAAAGCAGAAACGGGTTTGTTAATGGCAACGGAAGTCGCTACGGCAGCTCATGTAAAATTAGCATTGGAACACGATATTGATGTGCTGTGGATAGGTGCTAGAACTACTGTAAATCCATTTGCCGTTCAAGAAATTGCAGATGCTTTGCAAGGAACCGATAAAATCGTTTTATTAAAAAATCCAGTAAATCCCGATTTGTCTTTATGGATTGGAGGTTTAGAGCGTTTATATAATGCAAACATCAAAAAGTTAGGTGTAATTCACAGAGGATTTTCTACTTACGAAAAAACCAAATATCGTAATAATCCTGAGTGGCAAATTGCTATTGATTTACAAAATCGTTTTCCAGATTTGCCTTTGATTTGCGATCCTTCACACATTACAGGAAGACGTGATATGATTCAAGAAGTTTCGCAACAAGCCTTAGATTTGAATTATGACGGATTAATTATTGAAACGCATATTGATCCAGATAACGCTTGGAGTGATGCTGCACAACAAGTAACTCCAGCTACATTAAAACAAATGTTTGTCGATTTACGTGTGAGAAAAGTCACAGATGATGAAAGCGAGTACAATCAAAAAATGGCAAAACTCCGCATGCAAATTGATGAATTTGACGGAAAGCTGTTAGAAATTTTAGGGAACCGAATGAAAGTTGCTGATAAAATTGGTTTATTAAAGAAAGAGAAAAACGTTGCGATTTTACAAAATAAGCGCTGGAATGAAATCTTAGGAAAAATGATTTTAGAAGGTGAAGAAAAAGGTTTGAGTAATGAATTTGTAATGTTATTGTTTAAAGCAATTCATCAAGAAAGTATCAATCATCAAGAAAAAGTGATTAACAAATAA
- a CDS encoding prephenate dehydratase codes for MGIKIAIQGIQGSFHHQVAYGYFGEAISLDECNSFSDVVKSLKTNQSDKAIMAIENSIAGAILPNYALIDSNDLHIIGEHFLDIHMNLMVLPGQTIDAIKEVHSHPIALLQCANFFSQYPHIKLVESSDTAITAKRIQENQLKGIGALAGPVASEIYNLEIIADGIHTVKSNKTRFVVLKASNKEIAKELINKASIKFELDDTPGSLATVLNVLNNCKLNLTKIQSLPIIETPFTYAFFVDVVFEKYKHFEKAKKVMEIMTTHFKVLGEYERSKQ; via the coding sequence ATGGGAATTAAAATCGCAATTCAAGGAATTCAAGGGTCGTTTCATCACCAAGTAGCATATGGCTATTTTGGTGAAGCAATTAGTTTGGATGAATGTAATTCGTTTAGCGATGTTGTAAAAAGTTTAAAAACAAATCAATCGGATAAAGCTATCATGGCGATTGAAAATTCAATTGCTGGCGCTATTTTACCTAATTATGCTCTTATTGATTCAAATGATTTACATATTATTGGCGAACATTTTTTAGACATTCATATGAATTTAATGGTGTTGCCAGGACAAACCATTGATGCTATTAAAGAAGTGCATTCGCATCCAATCGCCTTGTTGCAATGTGCGAATTTCTTTAGTCAATATCCGCATATTAAATTGGTCGAAAGTTCCGATACCGCAATTACTGCTAAACGAATTCAGGAAAATCAGTTAAAAGGGATTGGAGCTTTAGCAGGACCCGTAGCTTCTGAAATTTACAATTTAGAAATCATAGCTGATGGAATTCACACTGTAAAAAGTAATAAAACGCGTTTTGTGGTTTTAAAAGCAAGTAATAAAGAAATTGCGAAAGAACTAATTAATAAAGCATCGATAAAATTTGAATTAGATGATACACCGGGTTCCTTGGCAACGGTTTTAAATGTATTGAATAATTGTAAATTGAATCTAACTAAAATTCAATCGCTTCCGATTATTGAAACACCATTTACGTATGCTTTTTTTGTAGATGTAGTTTTTGAAAAATACAAACATTTTGAAAAAGCGAAAAAAGTTATGGAAATCATGACGACGCATTTTAAAGTATTGGGCGAATATGAAAGAAGTAAACAATAA
- the gldA gene encoding gliding motility-associated ABC transporter ATP-binding subunit GldA → MSIEVQNISKNYGDQKALDNVSFSVKKGEIVGFLGPNGAGKSTLMKILTTYLTADSGTAIVNEHDVTSAQKEVQKSVGYLPEHNPLYLDLYVREYLAFNADLHKVAKSRIDEVIALTGLTPESHKKIGELSKGYRQRVGLATALLHNPDVMILDEPTTGLDPNQLVEIRDLIKNIGKDKTVFLSTHIMQEVEAICDRIIIINKGKIVTDKNLNNLVSEEAEQIIEVEFDKKVEESIFTTLPNLKSAKNSHDLVWELTFNSTTDMRPLLFDFAQENQLRTLQIVLKSKNLEQIFREKTAKK, encoded by the coding sequence ATGTCGATAGAAGTTCAAAATATTTCAAAAAATTACGGAGACCAAAAGGCGTTAGATAACGTTAGTTTTTCTGTTAAAAAAGGAGAAATCGTAGGTTTTTTAGGTCCAAATGGTGCCGGAAAGTCCACTTTAATGAAAATTTTGACTACTTATTTAACAGCTGATAGCGGAACTGCTATTGTAAACGAACATGATGTAACTTCTGCACAAAAAGAAGTTCAAAAATCCGTTGGATATTTACCCGAACACAATCCGTTGTATTTGGATTTATATGTGAGAGAATATTTGGCTTTCAATGCCGATTTACATAAAGTGGCGAAATCAAGAATTGATGAAGTTATTGCTTTAACAGGATTAACACCTGAAAGTCACAAGAAAATCGGAGAATTATCTAAAGGTTATCGTCAACGTGTAGGATTAGCAACGGCTTTATTACACAATCCTGATGTAATGATTTTAGACGAACCGACTACAGGTTTAGATCCAAATCAATTAGTAGAAATTCGTGATTTGATTAAAAACATTGGAAAAGACAAAACGGTTTTTCTATCGACGCACATTATGCAAGAAGTAGAAGCTATTTGTGACCGAATTATTATTATCAACAAAGGAAAAATTGTAACAGATAAAAATCTAAACAATCTAGTTTCAGAAGAAGCAGAACAAATTATTGAAGTTGAATTTGACAAAAAAGTTGAAGAAAGTATTTTTACTACACTACCCAATTTAAAAAGTGCTAAAAATTCTCATGATTTAGTTTGGGAATTAACTTTTAATTCAACCACTGATATGCGCCCTCTTCTTTTTGATTTTGCTCAAGAAAATCAATTACGAACATTACAAATTGTGTTGAAAAGTAAAAATCTAGAGCAAATATTCAGAGAAAAAACTGCTAAAAAATAA
- the metF gene encoding methylenetetrahydrofolate reductase [NAD(P)H], with amino-acid sequence MKVTEHIQNANGKPLFSFEILPPLKGQNIQSIFDGIDPLMEFNPPFIDVTYHREEYEFKELENGLLQKKVVKKRPGTVGICAGIQNKYQVDAIPHILCGGFTKEDTENLLIDLDFLGIDNVVALRGDAVKSEIYFKPEKEGHAYASELVTQISNLNKGIYLDEDLQNSTKTDFCIGVAGYPEKHMEAPSMDSDIHFLKQKIKNGADYIITQMFFDNQKFFDFVAKCRAAGITVPIIPGLKPIATKKQLNLIPHRFKVDLPDDLIMEVVKAKDNDAVKQIGIEWCTEQSKGLVKAGIPVLHYYSMGKAENVKAIAKEIF; translated from the coding sequence ATGAAAGTAACGGAACATATACAAAACGCTAACGGAAAACCTTTGTTTTCCTTCGAAATTTTACCGCCTTTAAAAGGACAAAATATTCAATCGATTTTTGATGGTATTGATCCTTTAATGGAATTCAATCCGCCATTTATTGATGTAACCTATCATCGTGAGGAATATGAATTTAAGGAGCTAGAAAATGGCTTGCTTCAGAAAAAAGTAGTTAAAAAGCGCCCAGGAACCGTTGGGATTTGTGCTGGAATTCAGAATAAATACCAAGTAGATGCTATTCCGCATATTTTATGTGGAGGATTTACTAAAGAAGATACTGAGAATTTATTAATAGATTTAGACTTCTTAGGAATTGATAATGTAGTAGCGCTACGTGGCGATGCCGTAAAAAGCGAAATTTACTTCAAACCTGAAAAAGAAGGTCATGCATATGCTTCAGAATTAGTGACTCAAATCAGTAATTTAAATAAAGGAATTTATCTAGATGAAGATTTGCAGAATTCTACCAAAACCGATTTTTGCATTGGAGTAGCTGGCTATCCTGAGAAACACATGGAAGCGCCAAGTATGGACAGCGATATTCATTTTTTAAAACAAAAAATAAAAAATGGAGCCGATTATATCATTACCCAAATGTTTTTTGATAATCAAAAGTTTTTCGATTTTGTAGCCAAATGCAGAGCGGCTGGAATTACCGTTCCAATTATTCCAGGTTTGAAGCCAATTGCGACCAAAAAACAACTGAATTTAATTCCACACCGTTTTAAAGTAGATTTACCAGATGATTTAATCATGGAAGTTGTTAAAGCTAAAGACAACGATGCTGTAAAACAAATTGGAATAGAATGGTGCACTGAACAAAGTAAAGGATTAGTCAAAGCCGGAATTCCAGTTTTACATTATTATTCTATGGGAAAAGCAGAAAATGTAAAGGCAATTGCAAAAGAAATTTTTTAA